One window of the Manihot esculenta cultivar AM560-2 chromosome 14, M.esculenta_v8, whole genome shotgun sequence genome contains the following:
- the LOC122721759 gene encoding receptor-like protein 1: MHSCGLSGILPVNLGICKLKHLQMLDISYNDLSGNLPLCLANLTSLRQFDLSFNHFIGNISSSPLRSLTNLEHLSLSNNLFQIPISLNPFFNHSKLKYMESRGNKLFAETYVQYVNPKFQLERLVLSSGGYCGAFPKFLCHQHNLQFIDLSHNQMREGFPSWLLQNNTKLEELYLINNSLSGPLKLPIHSHMNLSALDISDNFFQGFITPEIGTYLPRLIYVNMSGNGLSGSIPSSLGNMSLLERLDLSNNRLSGNIPEDLTIGCVSLKELILANNSLQGQIFSETSYLRFLYELQLDGNQFTGSIPHSLSNSSFLRVLDLSHNNLYGRIPRWLGNMYFLRVLDLSMNNISGSLPSNFCPSNIQEIYLSRNGLQGSLEDAFFGCSELIVLDLGHNHMTGSIPSWIGKFFQLSYLILGHNHIDGEIPVQLCNLTQLSLLDLSHNHLSGPILPCLRSASNSYGQQGGLYNASTDEPLEFTTKSISYSYKGRMLSYISGIDLSCNHLTGQIPIEIGYLNEIHVLNLSHNSLTGKIPASFSNLRQIESLDLSYNNLEGNIPPQLTKLTFLEVFNVSYNNLSGRTLDKVAQFGTFDESSYRGNPFLCGWPLPRNCTEMVSPPSKSRTSIENEESNGFMDIGVFYISFGVAYSVVLLTIAAVLYINPYWRRVWFYFIEVSIENCYYFIIDNLVVLSKFRFCSLRR; the protein is encoded by the exons ATGCATTCCTGTGGACTTAGTGGCATCTTACCTGTGAACCTAG GTATTTGCAAATTGAAGCATCTCCAAATGCTAGACATTAGTTACAACGATCTCAGTGGTAACTTACCTTTGTGTCTAGCAAATTTGACTTCTCTTCGACAATTTGATCTCTCCTTCAATCACTTCATTGGAAACATCTCTTCATCTCCACTTAGAAGTTTAACAAATCTCGAACATCTATCACTCTCAAACAATCTTTTTCAAATCCCAATCTCATTAAATCCATTTTTcaaccattcaaaactcaagtacATGGAAAGTAGGGGTAACAAATTATTTGCAGAAACATATGTTCAGTACGTGAACCCAAAATTTCAATTGGAGAGACTTGTATTATCTAGTGGTGGATATTGTGGAGCATTCCCCAAATTTCTTTGTCACCAGCATAACTTACAATTTATTGATCTATCACACAATCAAATGAGAGAAGGGTTTCCATCTTGGTTATTGCAGAATAACACAAAATTGGAAGAACTTTACTTAATCAACAATTCTCTCTCAGGGCCTCTCAAATTACCAATTCATTCTCATATGAATTTGTCAGCGTTGGATATCTCAGACAATTTCTTCCAAGGCTTCATTACACCAGAGATAGGAACATATCTGCCAAGATTGATATATGTAAACATGTCGGGAAATGGTCTCAGTGGTAGCATTCCTTCTTCACTTGGAAATATGAGCTTGTTGGAACGTTTAGACTTATCCAACAATAGATTGTCAGGTAATATACCAGAGGACTTAACCATTGGTTGTGTCTCATTGAAAGAACTCATACTTGCAAACAACAGTTTGCAAGGCCAAATATTTTCTGAAACCTCTTACTTAAGGTTTCTGTATGAGTTACAATTGGATGGCAATCAATTCACTGGCAGCATTCCACATAGCTTGTCTAACAGCTCCTTTTTACGAGTGTTGGATCTTAGTCATAACAACTTATATGGTAGGATCCCAAGGTGGCTGGGGAACATGTACTTTCTTCGCGTTTTGGATCTTTCAATGAATAATATCTCAGGAAGTCTACCATCTAACTTTTGCCCTTCAAATATACAAGAGATTTATTTGTCTAGAAATGGGCTACAAGGGTCATTGGAGGATGCATTTTTTGGTTGCTCTGAGTTAATTGTGTTAGATTTGGGCCATAATCATATGACTGGAAGCATTCCATCATGGATTGGAAAATTTTTTCAATTGAGCTACCTAATCTTGGGGCATAACCATATTGATGGGGAAATCCCAGTTCAATTGTGCAACTTGACTCAATTAAGTTTGCTTGATCTTTCACATAATCATCTTTCTGGTCCTATTCTCCCTTGCCTAAGATCTGCAAGCAACTCATATGGGCAGCAAGGAGGTTTATATAATGCTTCTACGGATGAACCTTTGGAATTTACAACAAAGAGTATATCTTATTCTTACAAAGGAAGAATGCTATCTTACATCTCTGGAATTGATCTCTCATGCAATCATTTGACAGGCCAAATTCCTATTGAAATTGGGTACCTCAATGAGATCCATGTACTAAATTTGTCTCACAACAGTTTGACAGGAAAAATCCCAGCATCATTTTCCAACTTGCGCCAAATTGAGAGCTTAGATCTGTCATACAACAACTTGGAAGGGAACATCCCTCCTCAGCTTACTAAGTTAACTTTTTTGGAAGTTTTCAATGTgtcatataataatttatctggCAGGACACTTGACAAGGTTGCACAATTTGGGACATTTGATGAAAGCAGTTATAGAGGAAATCCTTTTCTCTGTGGATGGCCACTGCCAAGAAATTGTACTGAAATGGTATCACCTCCATCAAAATCAAGAACTTCAATTGAGAATGAAGAAAGCAATGGCTTCATGGACATTGGTGTTTTCTACATAAGTTTTGGGGTAGCTTACAGTGTGGTGTTGTTGACAATTGCTGCAGTTCTATACATAAATCCGTACTGGCGACGAGTATGGTTTTACTTCATTGAGGTGAGTATAGAGAATtgctattattttataatagacAATCTTGTAGTTTTATCCAAATTTAGATTTTGTAGCTTACGCAGATGA
- the LOC110599698 gene encoding protein ALP1-like, with protein MAAAGGSSKSTAQKAPTSPKSTTKFKPRRSKNQNKHLTKQLISLLTSATSAAHSFLNQNDLLLLPSQSLTLEYLLSSIPFSSPPISLPSESFFYRFLSSASDFDPRWCQIFRMSKQTFSNLLAVLSPSLLSFLPPSIPPDSAIAATLFRLSHGASYESVARRFGLDSPAAACLAFYSVCKTVNEKLGDLVNFGRDLERIVVGFEWISLPNCCGVLGFGKFGVDSEVLGKNGSLLVQALVDSEGRFLDVSAGWPCTMKPESIFSQTKLYSRVEGSNELLNGPCYQLSESSSIPQYILGDSCFPLLPWLLTPFIRSNEEDSFGSAEREFNAAHNRAMGLVGNAFGRVKARWQLLGRRWKEDCVEFFPFVIVMGCLLHNFLIKYSEPLPEESVGRILREEELPIFEGEADERGERNRYALAKYLSRVSMRR; from the coding sequence ATGGCCGCCGCCGGCGGATCCTCCAAGTCTACAGCTCAGAAAGCTCCTACAAGCCCCAAATCCACCACAAAATTCAAACCCAGAAGATCCAAAAATCAAAACAAGCACTTGACTAAACAACTCATTTCTCTGCTCACCTCAGCTACCTCCGCTGCCCACTCTTTCCTCAACCAAAATGACCTCCTTCTGCTCCCTTCCCAATCTCTCACCCTCGAATATCTCCTTTCTTCGATCCCTTTCTCTTCCCCTCCGATTTCTCTTCCTTCTGAATCCTTCTTTTATCGCTTCCTTTCTTCCGCCTCGGATTTCGACCCCCGCTGGTGTCAAATTTTTCGCATGTCCAAGCAGACCTTCTCAAATCTTCTCGCTGTTCTCTCACCAtctctcctttcttttcttCCCCCCTCCATTCCCCCCGATTCTGCCATTGCTGCCACCCTCTTCCGACTCTCCCACGGCGCATCTTACGAATCAGTAGCGCGTAGATTTGGACTTGATTCACCTGCCGCCGCGTGCCTCGCGTTTTACTCTGTTTGTAAAACAGTGAACGAGAAATTGGGGGACTTGGTGAATTTCGGAAGGGATTTGGAGCGCATAGTGGTCGGATTTGAATGGATTTCACTCCCTAATTGTTGTGGGGTTTTGGGGTTTGGGAAATTTGGTGTTGATAGTGAAGTGCTTGGGAAAAATGGGTCCCTGTTAGTTCAGGCGTTGGTGGATTCTGAGGGGAGATTCTTGGATGTCTCTGCTGGGTGGCCTTGTACAATGAAGCCGGAGTCCATCTTCAGCCAAACAAAGCTGTATTCGCGTGTGGAAGGATCAAATGAGTTACTGAACGGTCCTTGTTATCAGCTCAGTGAAAGCAGTTCAATTCCCCAATACATATTGGGCGATTCATGTTTCCCTTTGTTGCCATGGCTGTTAACTCCTTTTATTAGATCGAATGAGGAGGACAGTTTCGGTTCAGCAGAAAGGGAGTTCAATGCAGCTCATAACAGAGCAATGGGATTGGTTGGGAATGCGTTTGGGAGGGTTAAAGCTAGGTGGCAGCTGTTGGGGAGGAGATGGAAAGAGGATTGCGTTGAATTTTTCCCATTTGTGATAGTAATGGGTTGTTTGCTGCATAATTTTCTAATAAAGTATAGCGAGCCATTGCCAGAGGAGAGCGTCGGACGTATTCTACGGGAGGAGGAACTGCCAATTTTTGAAGGAGAGGCAGATGAGAGAGGGGAGAGGAACAGGTATGCGCTTGCTAAGTACTTGAGTAGGGTGAGCATGAGAAGGTAA
- the LOC110599697 gene encoding receptor-like protein 15, which translates to MSVELNSLTNLKNLSISGNEIEGFKSFNGGEELLNMSNLQHLDIGYNYIGNDVLSTLRGLSSLKTLWMYHNQLKGTFDLKELDTMSNLEVLFLDENNITKFIGSRGLSSLKTLSMDDNQLKGSFDLKELDTMSNLEELDLSRNNITKFIGSREMRSLRNLRALYLWGIITIKGSSTLLESLGALAHLEILDLSGSNFEGATLSLGASTNLKILHMSESHLKGTRFAQGWYFL; encoded by the exons ATGAGTGTAGAATTGAACAGTTtgacaaatttaaaaaatttgagtaTATCGGGGAACGaaattgaaggttttaagtCTTTTAATG GTGGTGAAGAATTATTAAATATGAGCAATCTACAACATTTGGATATAGGTTACAATTACATTGGAAATGATGTTCTATCAACTCTTAGAGGACTCTCTTCTTTAAAAACTCTATGGATGTATCATAATCAATTGAAAGGAACTTTTGATTTAAAAG AACTGGATACCATGAGTAATCTAGAAGTGCTGTTTTTGGATGAAAATAACATTACAAAATTTATCGGTTCAAGAg GACTCTCATCTCTTAAAACTCTATCGATGGATGATAATCAATTGAAAGGATCTTTTGATTTAAAAG AATTGGATACCATGAGTAATCTGGAGGAGTTGGATTTGAGCAGAAACAACATTACAAAATTTATCGGTTCAAGAG AAATGAGAAGCTTGAGAAATTTAAGAGCGCTTTATCTATGGGGTATAATCACTATAAAAGGAAGCAGCACTCTATTAGAGTCATTGGGAGCATTGGCCCACCTAGAGATCTTGGATCTAAGTGGGAGTAACTTTGAAGGGGCAACATTATCATTGGGAGCATCCACCAATCTCAAGATCCTACATATGAGCGAGAGTCATTTAAAAGGAACGAGATTTGCTCAAGGTTGGTATTTTTTGTAG